The following is a genomic window from Crossiella equi.
GACGAGCAGCTCGTCGCGCAGCTGGTGAGCAGCGCCCAGGCCAGCGGGCTCAAGCTGACCGGTGAGGGCGGGATGCTGCAGCAGCTGACCAAGCGGCTGCTCGAGTCCGCGCTCGAAGGCGAGATCACCGACCACCTCGGCTATGACAAGCACGACCCGGCCGGCCGCGGGACCGGCAACTCGCGTAACGGCACCCGGTCCAAGACCGTGCTCACCGATGTCGGCCCGGTCGAGATCGACGTGCCGCGTGACCGCGACGCCAGCTTCGAGCCCAAGATCGTCGCCAAGCGGCAGAGGCGCTTGGGCGGTGTGGACGAGATGGTGATCTCCTTGGCTGCCAAAGGGCTCACGACCGGGGAGATCTCCGCGCACCTGGCCGAGGTCTATGGCGCTGAGGTGTCGCGCCAGACGATCTCCACCATCACCGACAAGGTGGTCGAGGGCATGGTCGAGTGGCAGAACCGGCCCCTCGACTCGGTGTATCCGGTGATCTTCATCGATGCGATCCACGTCAAGATTCGGGACGGTCAGGTGGCCAACCGGCCGATCTACGTCGCGCTCGCGGTCACCTGTGAGGGCCGCCGCGACATTCTCGGGTTGTGGGCCGGCGACGGCGGCGAGGGCGCCAAGTACTGGCTGCATGTCCTCACCGAACTGAAGAACCGCGGCGTGGCCGACGTGCTGATGGTGGTCTGTGACGGGCTGACCGGGCTGCCGGATGCGATCACCACGGTCTGGCCGCAGACGATCACGCAGACCTGCGTGGTTCACTTGCTGCGCAACAGTTTCCGCTACGCGGGTCGTCAGCACTGGGACGCGATCGCCAAAGCGCTCAAGCCGGTCTACACCGCGCCGACTGAGGCCGCCGCCCGCGAGCGGTTCGCCGAGTTCACCGAGGCCTGGGGCGCACGCTACCCGGCGATCGTGCGGTTGTGGGACAACGCCTGGGCCGAGTTCGTGCCGTTCCTCGCCTTCGATCCGGAGATCCGGCGGGTGATCTGCTCGACCAACGCCATCGAGAGCGTCAACGCCCGCATCCGCCGCGCCGTCAAGGCCCGCGGCCACTTTCCGAACGAGCAGGCTGCCCTGAAGTGCGTCTACATGGCGATCATGAGCCTGGATCCGACCGGCACCGGCCGCAAACGCTGGACGATGCGGTGGAAGCCCGCGCTCAACGCGTTCGAGATCGCCTTCGACGGCCGCCTGGCCGCCGGACGCAAGTAGTTTCCTTCAACCCGAGTTACACCGCTCGTTTGACAGACCCGCAGTTCGAGCAGGCGAACCTGACTCGGGAGCTGGGTGGTGGCCGGCCACTAGCACGCGAGGCGTGAGTCGACCTGTTGCGCCGTCGATCGCCTGATCTGTCCGGTGCTCTCTGATGTTCAGGGGCTTGCTGCCTCGTTTCAGGAAGGTCGGACCCCAAGCTGTTTATTTGGCCAAAGGTCGAGAAAGACAGAGGTAGCTGCAGTCGTTGGCAAGCTGTTTTGAGGAAACGAGGCACGTATGATGTACGCTGCCGGAACGACAAATAGCTCCATGAAAAACCTGTCGTGTATGTGACCGAAGGTTTCGACGCCAATTTCCTCGTGGGAAAATTGGGTGCAGGCTATTTCAGAGTTTGCGTCATTCAGGCCAAGTGGTGGAACGCTGTCGTGCACGTTGACGGTAAGTTGGATCTCTCCCGTGTGCAGTCCGACGAGCACATGGGCGTATCCGTCGCCGGGAATGATGACACCGTCACCGGTGCTGCGGTCGCCAAGTGGTTGTCCGAAGCGATCCCGCTGACCGATCTGGAGGTAGCCGTAGTGCACCCAGATCCGACCGGTGACGGTGTCGATCATTGTGTCCTCACCAGTTCGAAGCTAGTCGAAGTCAGCCGGTGATGGCGAGCCAGAACGCTTCGCCGTCGATGATGCGCTGGTCTCGGTACAGGTAGTTGCCGATCCAGGATCCTGCGGTTTCGTTGTCGCGCTCGTCAATGCCGCGGATGGAGTACGGCCTGCCCGATGCTGCGCCTTGGTAGGTCGAAGCCATCGGGTACTCGTCGCAGCTCAGCGGTGGTGGCACTGCTCCGCTCGGGCAGGCCCGGTTGCGGTTGTCGAGGATGAGTTGCGGATTCGTCGTCCGGGTGAGCGCTTCTCCGCCGGGGAACCGGCCGTCCGGGGTGAAGGCTCGGCCCGGGTTTTCCCGGCAATCGGTTGTAGGCGTCGTGGATGTGCCAGGCGGCCTCCTCGACCTCCGGTCTGCTGACGGACAGGCCGTTGTAGTAGCCGGGGTAGTCCGGGTACCGGCAGCCGTGCGTGCCGCCCCACGCGACGCCGCTGTCGCAGCGGACGATGGGAGTGGTTGGGTTGGTGAGCCGGATCCCCGGACCTGCGACTGCGCTGTGCACCAAGCCCATGGAGAAGATGTTCGTCGACCCGGACATCGGGTTGGGTGCCTCGGAGTTGATCGCCCAGTGCCAGTCGCGGACGTATCCGTTGTGGACCGCCTCCTGGTCGTACTGCATGGGGCGCGACGTGCAGTCACCGGCGCAGTCGACCTTCGGCAGGATCGTGGTGCCGGCCGTCGCGATGCCGGTGGCGTTGTGGTAGCCGATCGTGTTGTAGTGGCTCCAGCCGCGGCCTGAGCCAGGCAGGAAGACGATGTCGGCCGTGTTGATGTGAGCGGTGCCGAGAACCCGGCCTGTGTTTCGCTCGTAGATCACGTACTGCCACTCGGTCCAGATGCACATCACCTGGCGGTTGTCCAAGGCGGGGACACCGCCGTTGTTCGCCGACAGGTCACACGCTGGCGGGGGCACGATGGCCCGGGTTGACGTGTCGCTCCTCCCGCTGCTGACCTGCTTGAGGCACTGCGCCAGCAGGCTGCCATCTCTGGTCGACCTGCCGTCGGTGCAGCTGGCACCCTCGTGCTCGAAGGTGTTCGCGTTCTCCCCGGTGACCTCAGGCTTCGCGGGTGTCGACAGAGACGCGAACCGGTCGAAGAACTTCTTCGCCTCACCTGTAGCAGAGTTCCTGCTCGGCGATTGAGTCAGAAGAAGGGCAGGCGATTTCATCGCGTTCTTGGGCTGGGCTACTTCGCCGGGATCAGCCTGCGCCGTACCGAGGGCGCCAAGCGTCGAAGCGACCGAAAAAAGGCATAGCGCGGCCGCGAGAGATCTCCATCTCATTAAATTATCCCCCTGATCTGGGTGGCATCTCCATCCCCTGGAGCCACCGTGGTGGGGAGCCTAAAGCG
Proteins encoded in this region:
- a CDS encoding IS256 family transposase yields the protein MTDMMSGVENAEDSKPATGLDEQLVAQLVSSAQASGLKLTGEGGMLQQLTKRLLESALEGEITDHLGYDKHDPAGRGTGNSRNGTRSKTVLTDVGPVEIDVPRDRDASFEPKIVAKRQRRLGGVDEMVISLAAKGLTTGEISAHLAEVYGAEVSRQTISTITDKVVEGMVEWQNRPLDSVYPVIFIDAIHVKIRDGQVANRPIYVALAVTCEGRRDILGLWAGDGGEGAKYWLHVLTELKNRGVADVLMVVCDGLTGLPDAITTVWPQTITQTCVVHLLRNSFRYAGRQHWDAIAKALKPVYTAPTEAAARERFAEFTEAWGARYPAIVRLWDNAWAEFVPFLAFDPEIRRVICSTNAIESVNARIRRAVKARGHFPNEQAALKCVYMAIMSLDPTGTGRKRWTMRWKPALNAFEIAFDGRLAAGRK